One stretch of Elephas maximus indicus isolate mEleMax1 chromosome 22, mEleMax1 primary haplotype, whole genome shotgun sequence DNA includes these proteins:
- the C22H5orf52 gene encoding uncharacterized protein C5orf52 homolog, whose protein sequence is MSLAVPQNHLAPIQEYSTAENSHGQSSRPSVTWNLNSPVAYATAAQAATGSWSARPSAVFGLDSQSSRKGVCVGARPQICFLRPRTAQTPVLYSLMNSSEAVTTKFLPKSHLSRVIIRDNLGAQRIFEMEVKASDKTKKKMSHLYDHLKKKFMTDQLRKLGRWRRESLNLQRYLDSIRLYKV, encoded by the exons ATGTCTCTCGCTGTTCCCCAAAACCACCTAGCTCCCATCCAGGAATATTCGACCGCGGAAAACTCTCATGGACAGTCGTCCAGGCCCTCGGTCACATGGAACCTGAACTCGCCTGTGGCTTATGCGACTGCCGCCCAGGCGGCCACCGGTTCCTGGAGCGCCCGACCCTCGGCCGTCTTCGGGCTCGATTCGCAGAGCAGTCGCAAAGGAGTCTGCGTGGGCGCCCGGCCGCAGATCTGCTTCCTGCGGCCGCGGACCGCACAGACGCCGGTGCTGTACAG ctTAATGAACTCCAGTGAAGCAGTGACAACGAAATTTTTACCCAAGAGCCACTTATCTCGGGTAATTATTCGTGACAACCTCGGTGCACAACGAATCTTTGAGATGGAGGTAAA AGCTTCAGATAAGACCAAGAAAAAGATGAGCCACTTGTATGACCACCTGAAAAAAAAGTTCATGACAGACCAGCTCAGAAAGCTGGGGCGCTGGAGACGGGAGTCCTTGAACCTCCAACGGTACCTGGATAGCATCCGACTCTACAAGGTCTAG
- the DUSP18 gene encoding dual specificity protein phosphatase 18, whose amino-acid sequence MTAPSCAFPVQPRQSSVSGLSQVTSSLYISSGVAANNKLMLSSHQITTVINISVEVVNTHYEDIQYMQVPVADSPASRLCDFFDPIADHIHSVEMKQGRTLLHCAAGVSRSATLCLAYLMKYHAMSLRDAHTWTKLCRPIIRPNSGFWEQLIHYEFQLFGKNTVHMVSSPIGMIPDVYEKEACLMIPL is encoded by the coding sequence ATGACAGCACCTTCATGTGCCTTCCCAGTTCAGCCCCGGCAGTCTTCAGTCAGTGGCCTCTCACAGGTCACCAGCAGCCTGTATATCAGCAGTGGCGTGGCTGCCAACAACAAGCTCATGCTCTCCAGCCACCAGATCACCACAGTCATCAACATCTCGGTGGAGGTGGTGAACACCCACTACGAGGACATCCAGTACATGCAGGTGCCTGTGGCTGACAGCCCCGCCTCACGCCTCTGCGACTTCTTTGACCCCATCGCTGACCACATCCACAGTGTGGAGATGAAGCAGGGCCGCACACTGCTGCACTGTGCCGCTGGCGTGAGCCGATCGGCCACCCTCTGCCTTGCCTACCTCATGAAGTACCATGCCATGTCCCTGCGGGATGCCCATACGTGGACCAAATTGTGCCGGCCCATCATCCGGCCCAACAGTGGCTTCTGGGAACAGCTCATCCACTATGAGTTCCAGCTGTTTGGCAAGAACACCGTCCACATGGTCAGCTCCCCAATAGGCATGATCCCTGACGTCTATGAAAAGGAGGCATGCTTGATGATTCCACTATGA